A window of the Pungitius pungitius chromosome 3, fPunPun2.1, whole genome shotgun sequence genome harbors these coding sequences:
- the LOC119208210 gene encoding LOW QUALITY PROTEIN: extracellular calcium-sensing receptor-like (The sequence of the model RefSeq protein was modified relative to this genomic sequence to represent the inferred CDS: substituted 1 base at 1 genomic stop codon) encodes MPGPIRCSGSVNSLELRFSRAMIFAIEEINNSTKLLPGIKLGYQIYDSCESVPVAVHVAFQLLSGLEPSFYSGDNCSQSGKVMAVVGESGSTPSISMSRIIGPFNIPLVSHFATCACLSDKQQYPSFFRTIPSDQFXADALAKLVKHFGWTWIGAIRSDSDYGNSGMASFLKAAHKEGICVEYSESFYRTNPRSRIQRVADIIRRSTAVVIVAFIVTGDLRILLEELSLKPSPPRQWIGSESWVTDPEMLRFSFCAGAIGFGIERALIPGLRDFLLDLPPSKVSASPMLTKFWEEQFNCRLEKSVSDKNICNGTEDIGRIQSPYSTTQFRITNMVYKAVYAIAHAIHNAVCQETHSITQCDKLTSVEIKEVLNQLKKVKFSQNGYDVSFDANGDPLATYELINWQKSESGSIELVTVGHYNASMPVGQEIHIDGILTWVEGGTQVPVSVCSDSCPAGTRKVLQKGKPICCYDCVSCPEGEISNNTDSPDCFSCPKEFWPNAKRNICLPKPVEFLSFNEGLGIILCAFSVGGACLAVLTAAVFHRHRTSPIVRANNSELSFLLLFSLTLCFLCSLTFIGAPSDWSCMLRHTAFGITFVLCMSCVLGKTLVVLMAFKATLPGGNVMKWFGPPQQRMTVVSFTFIQVVICTLWLVLSPPFPMKNLTTYKEKIILECALGSTLGFWAVLGYIGLLAVFCFVLAVLARKLPDNFNEAKLITFSMLIFCAVWVTFIPAYVSSPGKFTVAVEIFAILASSFGLMLCIFAPKCFIILFQPEKNTKKYLMNKT; translated from the exons ATGCCTGGTCCAATAAGATGCTCAGGGAG TGTCAACTCCCTTGAACTGCGCTTCTCGCGCGCAATGATCTTCGCCATCGAGGAGATCAACAACAGCACGAAGCTGCTGCCGGGCATCAAACTCGGTTATCAGATATACGACTCGTGCGAGTCTGTACCTGTTGCGGTGCACGTGGCATTCCAGCTTTTAAGTGGCCTGGAGCCGTCTTTTTACTCCGGGGACAATTGCTCTCAGTCGGGTAAGGTGATGGCCGTGGTGGGTGAGTCTGGGTCCACGCCATCCATCAGCATGTCGCGCATCATCGGGCCCTTTAACATTCCGCTG GTTAGTCACTTTGCCACCTGTGCATGCCTGTCTGATAAGCAACAGTACCCCAGTTTCTTCAGAACCATCCCGAGTGACCAGTTCTAGGCTGACGCGCTGGCAAAGCTGGTCAAACACTTTGGTTGGACTTGGATAGGTGCTATCCGATCGGATTCGGATTATGGGAACAGTGGCATGGCGTCTTTCCTGAAGGCAGCGCACAAAGAGGGGATCTGTGTGGAATATTCAGAATCTTTCTATCGGACCAACCCACGTAGCAGGATCCAGAGAGTAGCCGACATCATCCGCAG ATCGACAGCTGTGGTTATTGTGGCATTTATAGTCACTGGAGACTTGAGGattctgctggaggagctgtcaCTGAAGCCCTCTCCACCTCGCCAGTGGATAGGCAGCGAGTCCTGGGTAACTGACCCAGAAATGTTGAGGTTCAGTTTCTGTGCTGGAGCAATCGGATTTGGCATTGAGCGAGCTCTCATCCCAGGACTGAGAGACTTCCTGCTGGATCTCCCTCCCTCTAAAGTGTCTGCCTCTCCGATGCTGACTAAGTTCTGGGAGGAACAATTCAACTGCAGGCtggaaaaaa GTGTCTCAGACAAGAACATCTGTAATGGAACTGAAGACATAGGGAGGATCCAGAGCCCATACTCTACAACTCAGTTCAGAATCACTAACATGGTGTACAAGGCTGTTTATGCAATAGCACATGCCATTCATAATGCAGTGTGTCAGGAAACACATTCTATAACCCAGTGTGACAAACTCACCAGCGTAGAGATTAAAGAG GTTCTCAATCAGTTGAAGAAAGTTAAATTTTCCCAGAATGGTTATGATGTGTCATTCGATGCTAATGGGGACCCTTTGGCCACATACGAGCTGATTAACTGGCAGAAAAGCGAGAGTGGCAGCATCGAGTTAGTGACAGTAGGACACTACAATGCATCAATGCCAGTGGGCCAGGAAATCCATATCGATGGGATCCTCACCTGGGTGGAGGGTGGCACACAA GTGCCTGTGTCAGTTTGTTCTGACAGCTGTCCTGCAGGAACTCGGAAAGTGCTGCAGAAAGGAAAACCCATCTGCTGTTATGATTGTGTATCGTGTCCTGAGGGAGAGATTAGCAATAATACAg attccCCTGATTGTTTCTCCTGCCCTAAGGAATTCTGGCCTAAtgcaaagagaaacatttgtCTCCCCAAGCCTGTAGAGTTTCTTTCCTTCAACGAGGGTCTAGGAATCATCCTGTGTGCATTTTCAGTTGGAGGGGCCTGTCTTGCCGTCCTAACAGCGGCTGTGTTCCACCGTCATAGGACATCCCCGATTGTCAGGGCCAACAACTCTGAGCtgagcttcctgctgctcttctctctgaCTCTGTGTTTCTTATGCTCATTAACTTTCATTGGAGCCCCCTCTGACTGGTCCTGCATGCTGCGCCACACAGCATTTGGGATCACCTTCGTCCTCTGTATGTCGTGTGTTCTTGGAAAAACGTTAGTCGTGTTAATGGCCTTTAAAGCCACTCTCCCAGGTGGTAATGTCATGAAGTGGTTTGGCCCTCCACAGCAAAGAATGACCGTAGTGTCTTTTACCTTTATTCAAGTTGTAATATGTACTCTTTGGTTGGTTCTTAGCCCTCCTTTTCCAATGAAAAACCTAACCACGTACAAGGAGAAAATCATCCTGGAGTGTGCACTCGGCTCCACTTTGGGGTTCTGGGCTGTGCTCGGGTACATCGGCCTGTTGGCTGTGTTTTGCTTTGTGCTAGCTGTCCTAGCCCGGAAACTACCTGATAATTTTAATGAAGCCAAGCTCATCACATTCAGCATGCTGATATTCTGTGCAGTCTGGGTCACCTTTATCCCAGCGTATGTCAGCTCTCCTGGTAAATTTACTGTGGCTGTGGAGATTTTTGCCATTCTGGCTTCCAGTTTTGGACtcatgttgtgtatttttgcaCCAAAGTGTTTCATCATATTGTTTCAGCCagagaaaaacaccaaaaaatatttaatgaacaaaacttAA